A single genomic interval of Osmia lignaria lignaria isolate PbOS001 chromosome 9, iyOsmLign1, whole genome shotgun sequence harbors:
- the Rtnl1 gene encoding reticulon isoform X5: METEPVCPINLPAKEKDDAGAVCKKPCSSVANGSPCFWNILDPLAALIYWRDPKKSGAVFGCILGVLLSLAYFSLISVLAYLSLLVLTGTIAFRIYKTVLQALQKTSDGHPFKDILELDLTLSAEKVHEVTVVAVAHANATVSELRRLFLVEDFVDSLKFGVLLWCLTYVGSWFNGMTLIIIGVIALFTLPKVYETNKAQIDQNLALVHGKINELTAKVKAAIPLGKKEPTKEE; this comes from the exons ATGGAAACGGAGCCGGTGTGCCCTATAAATTTACCTGCTAAGGAAAAAGACGACGCTGGTGCTGTTTGCAAGAAGCCATGTTCCAGTGTAGCTAATGGGAGTCCTTGCTTCTGGAATATTCTTGATCCGT tGGCAGCTTTAATTTACTGGCGTGATCCAAAGAAATCAGGAGCCGTTTTTGGATGCATACTTGGAGTGCTTCTCTCGCTGGCCTACTTCAGTTTGATAAGCGTTCTTGCTTATCTCTCTCTCCTCGTCCTTACCGGCACCATTGCCTTCAGGATCTACAAAACCGTCCTACAAGCTCTCCAGAAGACCTCCGATGGACATCCTTTCAA AGACATTTTGGAACTTGACTTGACGTTGTCCGCGGAGAAGGTGCACGAAGTCACGGTCGTGGCTGTTGCACATGCAAATGCAACGGTCAGCGAACTACGTAGGCTCTTCCTTGTAGAGGACTTTGTCGATTCCTTGAAATTTGGTGTTCTTCTTTGGTGCCTCACTTACGTGGGTTCTTGGTTCAATGGCATGACTCTGATCATAATCG GAGTAATTGCCCTGTTTACACTACCGAAGGTCTATGAAACAAATAAGGCACAAATCGATCAGAATCTAGCCTTGGTGCATGGCAAGATCAATGAGCTCACCGCTAA GGTGAAAGCTGCAATACCGCTTGGTAAGAAAGAACCAACAAAGGAAGAATAA
- the Rtnl1 gene encoding reticulon isoform X4: protein METEPVCPINLPAKEKDDAGAVCKKPCSSVANGSPCFWNILDPYAWFNPDRLNPKVAALIYWRDPKKSGAVFGCILGVLLSLAYFSLISVLAYLSLLVLTGTIAFRIYKTVLQALQKTSDGHPFKDILELDLTLSAEKVHEVTVVAVAHANATVSELRRLFLVEDFVDSLKFGVLLWCLTYVGSWFNGMTLIIIGVIALFTLPKVYETNKAQIDQNLALVHGKINELTAKVKAAIPLGKKEPTKEE, encoded by the exons ATGGAAACGGAGCCGGTGTGCCCTATAAATTTACCTGCTAAGGAAAAAGACGACGCTGGTGCTGTTTGCAAGAAGCCATGTTCCAGTGTAGCTAATGGGAGTCCTTGCTTCTGGAATATTCTTGATCCGT ACGCATGGTTTAACCCTGATAGACTGAATCCAAAAG tGGCAGCTTTAATTTACTGGCGTGATCCAAAGAAATCAGGAGCCGTTTTTGGATGCATACTTGGAGTGCTTCTCTCGCTGGCCTACTTCAGTTTGATAAGCGTTCTTGCTTATCTCTCTCTCCTCGTCCTTACCGGCACCATTGCCTTCAGGATCTACAAAACCGTCCTACAAGCTCTCCAGAAGACCTCCGATGGACATCCTTTCAA AGACATTTTGGAACTTGACTTGACGTTGTCCGCGGAGAAGGTGCACGAAGTCACGGTCGTGGCTGTTGCACATGCAAATGCAACGGTCAGCGAACTACGTAGGCTCTTCCTTGTAGAGGACTTTGTCGATTCCTTGAAATTTGGTGTTCTTCTTTGGTGCCTCACTTACGTGGGTTCTTGGTTCAATGGCATGACTCTGATCATAATCG GAGTAATTGCCCTGTTTACACTACCGAAGGTCTATGAAACAAATAAGGCACAAATCGATCAGAATCTAGCCTTGGTGCATGGCAAGATCAATGAGCTCACCGCTAA GGTGAAAGCTGCAATACCGCTTGGTAAGAAAGAACCAACAAAGGAAGAATAA
- the Rtnl1 gene encoding reticulon isoform X7, whose protein sequence is MAIDREELAALIYWRDPKKSGAVFGCILGVLLSLAYFSLISVLAYLSLLVLTGTIAFRIYKTVLQALQKTSDGHPFKDILELDLTLSAEKVHEVTVVAVAHANATVSELRRLFLVEDFVDSLKFGVLLWCLTYVGSWFNGMTLIIIGVIALFTLPKVYETNKAQIDQNLALVHGKINELTAKVKAAIPLGKKEPTKEE, encoded by the exons ATGGCCATCGATAGGGAAGAAT tGGCAGCTTTAATTTACTGGCGTGATCCAAAGAAATCAGGAGCCGTTTTTGGATGCATACTTGGAGTGCTTCTCTCGCTGGCCTACTTCAGTTTGATAAGCGTTCTTGCTTATCTCTCTCTCCTCGTCCTTACCGGCACCATTGCCTTCAGGATCTACAAAACCGTCCTACAAGCTCTCCAGAAGACCTCCGATGGACATCCTTTCAA AGACATTTTGGAACTTGACTTGACGTTGTCCGCGGAGAAGGTGCACGAAGTCACGGTCGTGGCTGTTGCACATGCAAATGCAACGGTCAGCGAACTACGTAGGCTCTTCCTTGTAGAGGACTTTGTCGATTCCTTGAAATTTGGTGTTCTTCTTTGGTGCCTCACTTACGTGGGTTCTTGGTTCAATGGCATGACTCTGATCATAATCG GAGTAATTGCCCTGTTTACACTACCGAAGGTCTATGAAACAAATAAGGCACAAATCGATCAGAATCTAGCCTTGGTGCATGGCAAGATCAATGAGCTCACCGCTAA GGTGAAAGCTGCAATACCGCTTGGTAAGAAAGAACCAACAAAGGAAGAATAA
- the Rtnl1 gene encoding reticulon isoform X6: protein MVRRNNLRAPMEDLPDRGPVAALIYWRDPKKSGAVFGCILGVLLSLAYFSLISVLAYLSLLVLTGTIAFRIYKTVLQALQKTSDGHPFKDILELDLTLSAEKVHEVTVVAVAHANATVSELRRLFLVEDFVDSLKFGVLLWCLTYVGSWFNGMTLIIIGVIALFTLPKVYETNKAQIDQNLALVHGKINELTAKVKAAIPLGKKEPTKEE, encoded by the exons ATGGTACGAAGGAATAATTTAAGAGCCCCGATGGAAGATCTGCCCGATAGAGGCCCCG tGGCAGCTTTAATTTACTGGCGTGATCCAAAGAAATCAGGAGCCGTTTTTGGATGCATACTTGGAGTGCTTCTCTCGCTGGCCTACTTCAGTTTGATAAGCGTTCTTGCTTATCTCTCTCTCCTCGTCCTTACCGGCACCATTGCCTTCAGGATCTACAAAACCGTCCTACAAGCTCTCCAGAAGACCTCCGATGGACATCCTTTCAA AGACATTTTGGAACTTGACTTGACGTTGTCCGCGGAGAAGGTGCACGAAGTCACGGTCGTGGCTGTTGCACATGCAAATGCAACGGTCAGCGAACTACGTAGGCTCTTCCTTGTAGAGGACTTTGTCGATTCCTTGAAATTTGGTGTTCTTCTTTGGTGCCTCACTTACGTGGGTTCTTGGTTCAATGGCATGACTCTGATCATAATCG GAGTAATTGCCCTGTTTACACTACCGAAGGTCTATGAAACAAATAAGGCACAAATCGATCAGAATCTAGCCTTGGTGCATGGCAAGATCAATGAGCTCACCGCTAA GGTGAAAGCTGCAATACCGCTTGGTAAGAAAGAACCAACAAAGGAAGAATAA